A portion of the Pedobacter cryoconitis genome contains these proteins:
- a CDS encoding acyl carrier protein yields MSPKLQEIFATALAISSDQITADLAYQSVPEWDSMSHMILISELESSYAIAIETEDLLEMNSVPNVISGLQKYGVEI; encoded by the coding sequence ATGTCACCGAAATTACAAGAGATTTTTGCTACTGCCTTAGCAATCTCTTCAGATCAGATCACAGCTGATTTAGCCTATCAAAGTGTTCCTGAATGGGATTCCATGTCACATATGATCTTGATTTCAGAATTGGAATCCAGCTACGCTATTGCGATTGAAACAGAAGACCTGCTGGAAATGAACAGCGTACCCAATGTGATCTCAGGATTACAAAAGTACGGGGTCGAAATTTAA
- a CDS encoding MATE family efflux transporter translates to MKTLILQTRSVLLLLRQAVQGTEKKFTTGGINRAIVLLSVPMVLELTMESLFVFVNIFFVSKLGAGAILIVGITQSITAVAYSVAMGLSIAASTIIARRIGEAKFESAGSTAMQAIYVGVSIGGTIALLLCIFSTQVLHAVGAADVLIVQGHVFSQLMLGSVFLLILRMLLNGIFRGAGDAAMAMRNLWVSNLINIILCPVLIFGWGFIPAFGLTGVALATVIARVIGVIYQFWYLIQGKTIIVIKKAQLAFVPEIVKSILRLGFAGTFQYLIPSSSWLIMTKIITHFGADAFAGYIIAQRVASVATMPAWGIGNAAGVLTGQNMGANQPERAEQTVWRAGWFNMCFLSLVAIFWLFFAKDVIGIFTNVPGILQNGVMYIQYLSIAYVLLGYTMVISRALNAAGNVKQLTMLYILMFYITQLPLAWFLGISLDWGTKGVFIAILTSELVLAIACIVIFRRGDWKKTKV, encoded by the coding sequence ATGAAGACACTTATTTTGCAAACGCGGTCAGTATTGCTTTTGCTTCGTCAGGCAGTTCAAGGCACGGAAAAGAAATTCACTACTGGTGGAATTAACCGGGCCATTGTATTGCTATCTGTACCTATGGTGCTGGAGCTGACAATGGAGTCGCTTTTTGTTTTTGTCAATATCTTCTTTGTCAGCAAACTTGGCGCAGGAGCAATTCTGATCGTAGGGATTACACAATCTATTACGGCTGTTGCTTATTCTGTAGCCATGGGATTAAGTATTGCTGCATCTACAATTATTGCCAGGCGTATAGGAGAAGCTAAATTCGAAAGTGCTGGTTCTACTGCCATGCAGGCCATTTATGTCGGCGTGAGTATAGGTGGGACGATCGCACTTTTATTGTGTATTTTCTCTACTCAGGTTTTACATGCAGTTGGTGCTGCGGATGTTTTAATTGTACAAGGGCATGTCTTTTCTCAACTGATGCTGGGCAGTGTCTTTTTACTGATCCTCAGGATGCTGTTAAACGGAATCTTCAGGGGTGCCGGAGATGCGGCCATGGCGATGCGTAACTTATGGGTTTCTAACCTGATTAATATCATCCTCTGTCCGGTCCTGATTTTTGGCTGGGGCTTTATTCCTGCTTTTGGACTGACCGGAGTTGCACTGGCTACAGTAATTGCCAGGGTGATTGGTGTCATTTATCAATTCTGGTATTTGATTCAGGGAAAAACTATCATTGTAATCAAAAAGGCACAGCTTGCTTTTGTACCGGAAATTGTAAAAAGCATTTTACGCTTAGGTTTTGCGGGTACTTTTCAATACTTGATACCTTCTTCGAGCTGGTTGATCATGACTAAAATCATTACTCATTTTGGAGCCGATGCTTTTGCCGGTTATATTATTGCACAGCGCGTAGCTTCAGTCGCTACGATGCCAGCTTGGGGTATTGGAAATGCAGCAGGTGTTTTAACCGGACAAAATATGGGAGCCAACCAGCCTGAACGTGCAGAACAGACCGTCTGGAGGGCAGGTTGGTTTAACATGTGTTTTCTAAGCCTGGTAGCCATATTCTGGCTGTTTTTTGCGAAGGATGTGATCGGCATTTTTACCAATGTACCGGGTATCCTTCAAAATGGGGTCATGTATATTCAATACCTGTCTATCGCCTATGTCTTGCTGGGTTATACGATGGTAATTTCCAGAGCATTGAATGCTGCTGGGAATGTAAAGCAGTTAACCATGCTCTATATCCTGATGTTTTATATCACTCAGCTTCCTTTGGCCTGGTTCCTTGGGATTAGCCTGGACTGGGGAACAAAAGGAGTATTCATTGCGATTCTCACTTCCGAACTGGTACTTGCTATTGCTTGTATTGTCATCTTTAGAAGAGGGGACTGGAAGAAAACAAAAGTTTAA
- a CDS encoding IucA/IucC family protein yields MTTTNLLESITPLQLTIWEKVNTDLFAKTLAELMHEQVALPQISSEDADGLIHFRLTTDHGNIYYTFSAYPRLLDYWHILKPSIQKHENGIVKPATDVPAFFTEVQQTFGLNSFTLAHYIEEILHTLYADAFIQSKGRMAVGILAEADYQTIEHQMEGHPWIIVNKGRLDFNQDDYLNYAPEAKQNTRLMWIAVHQSRAAFKAVEEINEQEFFEDELGKEKIITFNNYLSAKGLVPSDYLFMPVHEWQWNNKLLILFAADIAGQLLVPLEFGDDLYSPQQSIRTFYNLSHPDKHYVKTAISILNTGTVRGLPPKQLAIAPRLTAWLKSVLLTDAYLQDLGLVLLGEVATIGYLHPNYTGIIDPPFQYNEYLGVLWRESPGKFLRPGEKLMTMASLLYVDDTGKSLIQELIERSGLRAEEWLMTYLNAYLKPLLHIYYQHAVCVNPHGENVILIMENYVPVRIVLKDFAGDILLNEEAQAKLPKDFSENMILSSNPENVPLVILIGVFEAYFRYLGDLFHTTVGYPEKSFWKCVYNVIEVYQETHPELNAKFERYNLFVPHFKRLNINSQRLFNGYKETTGFARSFKSGQLSNPLTLFRTAGTASLKEN; encoded by the coding sequence ATGACAACGACAAATTTACTGGAGAGCATAACACCTCTTCAGCTCACGATATGGGAAAAAGTGAATACAGATCTTTTTGCCAAAACATTAGCAGAATTGATGCATGAGCAAGTTGCGCTTCCACAAATTAGCAGTGAAGATGCAGACGGGCTGATTCATTTCAGGCTGACCACTGATCATGGAAACATCTATTATACCTTTTCAGCTTACCCGCGTTTGCTGGATTACTGGCATATTTTAAAGCCCTCAATCCAGAAGCATGAAAATGGAATAGTAAAACCAGCAACAGATGTACCGGCTTTCTTTACCGAAGTACAACAAACATTTGGTCTCAACTCCTTTACACTCGCCCATTATATAGAAGAAATCCTGCATACCTTATACGCAGACGCCTTTATTCAGTCCAAAGGACGGATGGCGGTGGGTATTTTGGCCGAGGCAGATTATCAGACCATTGAACATCAGATGGAAGGACATCCCTGGATTATTGTCAATAAAGGAAGACTGGACTTCAATCAGGATGATTATCTGAATTATGCGCCAGAAGCGAAACAAAATACCCGGTTAATGTGGATCGCGGTACATCAAAGCCGCGCGGCTTTTAAAGCGGTAGAAGAGATTAATGAGCAGGAATTCTTTGAAGATGAATTAGGTAAAGAGAAAATCATTACATTCAACAATTATTTATCTGCTAAGGGTTTAGTGCCTTCAGACTATCTTTTCATGCCCGTACACGAATGGCAGTGGAATAATAAATTGCTGATCTTATTTGCTGCAGATATTGCTGGTCAATTGCTGGTTCCCTTAGAATTTGGCGATGACCTTTATTCCCCTCAGCAAAGTATCCGTACTTTTTATAACCTGAGCCATCCCGATAAACATTATGTAAAAACGGCTATTTCTATCTTAAACACTGGAACGGTAAGAGGTTTACCACCAAAGCAACTCGCTATTGCCCCACGTTTAACAGCATGGCTTAAAAGTGTTTTACTGACTGATGCCTATTTACAAGATCTGGGGCTGGTACTTTTAGGTGAAGTAGCTACTATAGGTTATTTACATCCGAACTATACCGGGATTATAGATCCACCATTTCAATATAATGAATACCTGGGGGTATTGTGGAGAGAAAGTCCTGGGAAATTCTTAAGGCCGGGAGAGAAGCTAATGACCATGGCTTCCCTTTTATATGTAGATGATACTGGAAAAAGCCTTATACAGGAACTCATTGAAAGATCAGGTCTGCGTGCTGAAGAATGGTTAATGACCTATCTGAATGCCTACCTGAAACCGTTGCTGCATATTTATTACCAACATGCTGTTTGTGTAAACCCGCATGGGGAAAATGTAATACTGATCATGGAAAACTACGTTCCTGTCCGTATTGTACTGAAAGATTTTGCAGGTGACATCTTACTGAATGAGGAAGCTCAGGCCAAGTTACCGAAAGACTTCTCTGAGAATATGATCCTTTCTTCTAACCCGGAAAATGTGCCACTGGTAATTTTGATCGGAGTATTTGAAGCTTATTTCAGGTACTTAGGAGATCTCTTCCATACTACTGTCGGTTATCCTGAAAAATCATTCTGGAAATGTGTCTATAACGTGATTGAAGTTTACCAGGAAACGCACCCGGAGCTGAATGCAAAATTTGAAAGGTATAATTTATTTGTACCACACTTTAAGCGTTTAAATATCAATAGTCAGCGACTGTTTAATGGCTATAAAGAGACGACCGGTTTTGCGAGATCATTTAAAAGCGGGCAATTAAGCAATCCACTGACCTTGTTCAGAACTGCTGGAACCGCATCTTTAAAAGAGAATTAA
- a CDS encoding GNAT family N-acetyltransferase: MKTKSTTFDLAELHTQSEQVNFKSLINCCCREFDNWSRYEGIPKYDVALADYMQSSGYTSFLRFDFTSIGIEVFVPLDYFSESGVHSFFYPVVERNCETDVIHGIDPKRFVELIAAFAKDAYPDVDAAITLGRLENSIHNLRGYLFDFQANNRKANQPEMSFIEAEQSLILGHSVHPLPKSRAGFTEVELAKYSPETGGQFQLSYFLVHPDNIIEKSSEEVLTTVQLRNDLLAGGDETLKNILTQYPDWKVIPVHPWEAKYLVALPEVKEMQAKGLLHSLGEFGPLFTATSSVRTVYNAESEWMYKFSLHVKITNSFRVNYPHELHRGYDASVLLKTTWGQGIGKDFPEINLITDPAFIMVSYQGKVIDGFSTSIRQNPFSGAAAKKNVGMVASLTQDGILGQAPRMLNLITEAASRQGKPAQEVALAWFTQYLKITIKPLVGLFNKYGLGGEYHQQNMLVEFDNNLFPARLHFRDNQGYFFRQGKVEELYTVIPDFGIDSRSFIGEPRLINFHSYYLLVNHLLGIVNALGRSGLADEQVLISLLYDAYWAEEEADTTGLVAHLLNSTILTIKGNLLTNLNNMDEASAPRTHPAIYKEFPNPLNKKVFSKELINPKGKDVVFSRYFAKEDVEITIRPLDLDRDLEMLHEWFHREHALKIWKMNWPIRELETFYRTLLAGNVVNSYIGEANGVPTFNFEVYWACRDLVGKYYDALPTDYGTHQFIAPVDPKLKFASPSTQSILDFVFAEPKVGKMVGEGAVDSMASIMNKAHVGFKIEKVIELPDKKANLNFCYREWYWAKFPAAKDFRNELVSALKPKTS, translated from the coding sequence ATGAAAACAAAAAGTACTACTTTCGACTTAGCTGAACTGCATACGCAGTCAGAACAAGTTAATTTTAAATCACTGATTAATTGCTGTTGCCGGGAGTTTGATAATTGGAGCCGATATGAAGGTATTCCAAAATATGATGTGGCTTTGGCTGATTATATGCAGTCAAGCGGTTACACTTCATTTTTAAGATTTGATTTTACCAGTATAGGCATAGAGGTTTTTGTACCCCTCGATTATTTTTCTGAGAGTGGTGTTCACTCTTTCTTTTATCCCGTGGTAGAACGCAATTGCGAAACAGATGTGATCCATGGTATAGACCCGAAGCGGTTTGTAGAATTGATTGCAGCATTTGCTAAGGATGCTTATCCGGATGTTGATGCAGCGATCACATTAGGGCGGCTTGAAAATAGTATTCACAATTTAAGAGGTTATTTATTCGATTTTCAGGCAAATAACCGTAAAGCCAATCAACCTGAAATGTCTTTTATCGAGGCAGAGCAATCTCTGATATTAGGTCACAGTGTGCATCCGCTGCCAAAAAGCAGAGCAGGTTTTACCGAAGTTGAGCTGGCTAAGTATTCTCCGGAAACAGGCGGACAATTTCAGTTAAGTTATTTCCTGGTTCACCCGGATAATATCATTGAAAAGAGTTCTGAAGAAGTACTGACTACCGTACAGCTCAGAAATGACTTGCTGGCTGGCGGGGACGAAACTTTAAAAAATATATTAACGCAATATCCAGACTGGAAAGTTATTCCGGTACATCCGTGGGAGGCTAAATATTTAGTAGCACTGCCAGAGGTAAAGGAGATGCAAGCGAAAGGACTTTTACATAGTCTGGGGGAATTTGGTCCTTTGTTTACCGCAACTTCATCGGTTCGTACCGTGTACAATGCAGAGAGCGAATGGATGTATAAATTTTCTTTGCATGTGAAAATTACCAACTCTTTCCGGGTCAACTATCCGCATGAACTGCACCGTGGATATGATGCCAGTGTTTTGTTGAAAACAACCTGGGGCCAGGGAATCGGGAAGGATTTCCCGGAAATAAACCTGATAACAGATCCAGCCTTTATTATGGTGAGTTACCAGGGGAAGGTGATTGATGGCTTTAGTACAAGTATCCGGCAAAATCCTTTTTCCGGAGCCGCCGCGAAAAAGAATGTAGGTATGGTTGCCTCATTAACTCAGGATGGAATTTTAGGACAAGCACCAAGGATGCTGAACCTGATTACAGAAGCCGCCAGCCGCCAGGGGAAACCTGCTCAGGAAGTTGCTTTAGCCTGGTTTACACAGTATCTTAAAATTACCATTAAACCTTTAGTCGGTCTCTTTAATAAATATGGATTGGGTGGGGAATACCATCAGCAGAACATGCTGGTTGAATTTGATAATAACCTTTTCCCTGCCAGGTTACACTTCAGAGATAATCAGGGATATTTTTTCCGTCAGGGCAAAGTAGAAGAACTTTATACCGTTATTCCTGATTTTGGAATTGACAGCAGATCATTTATCGGAGAACCAAGGTTGATCAATTTCCACAGCTATTACCTGCTGGTCAATCATTTGTTAGGGATCGTAAATGCTTTAGGCAGAAGCGGCCTTGCAGATGAACAAGTTCTGATCAGCTTATTATATGACGCCTATTGGGCAGAGGAAGAAGCTGACACTACGGGGCTGGTTGCGCATTTATTAAACAGTACGATCCTGACTATTAAAGGGAACTTACTAACCAACCTGAACAATATGGACGAGGCCAGTGCGCCCAGAACACATCCTGCAATTTATAAAGAGTTCCCTAATCCGTTAAATAAAAAGGTCTTCTCTAAAGAACTGATTAACCCTAAAGGTAAAGATGTAGTATTCAGCCGTTACTTTGCAAAAGAAGATGTTGAAATTACGATTCGTCCGCTAGACCTGGACCGCGATCTGGAAATGCTGCATGAGTGGTTTCACCGTGAGCACGCCTTAAAGATCTGGAAAATGAACTGGCCAATCCGTGAACTGGAAACATTTTACCGTACGCTGCTTGCGGGAAATGTAGTGAACAGTTATATCGGTGAGGCAAACGGTGTCCCTACTTTTAACTTTGAAGTGTATTGGGCGTGCCGGGATTTAGTTGGCAAATATTATGATGCTTTACCAACAGATTATGGTACACACCAGTTTATTGCACCGGTTGATCCTAAATTAAAATTTGCTTCTCCATCTACGCAATCGATACTGGATTTTGTGTTTGCAGAGCCAAAGGTTGGGAAAATGGTAGGAGAGGGCGCTGTAGATTCTATGGCCTCGATTATGAATAAAGCACATGTGGGCTTCAAAATCGAAAAGGTTATCGAACTACCGGACAAAAAAGCTAATCTGAATTTCTGTTACCGCGAGTGGTACTGGGCAAAATTCCCGGCAGCCAAAGATTTCCGGAATGAACTGGTTTCAGCACTTAAGCCTAAAACATCTTAA
- a CDS encoding M1 family metallopeptidase, which yields MNYKFIQRTLLFVVFFAFSTNLQAQKTAADSNYDPHLAFGPSFYTQNGNEFRSASGYPGAKYWQNRADYNISATLDDQKNTVTGTVTITYKNNSPDQLPYIWLQLDQNLFEEHSRGNGVIKPGSRYGARGEKVKGGYQITDLAVSQKAQGVKFTSMVEDTRMQIRLDKPLAGSGETITIKMNYSFVIPINGSDRMGHLTTQNGEIYSIAQWFPRLCVYDDVLGWNTLPYWGAGEFYCEYGDVNYSITAPASHLLMGSGELLNPEEVFTAVQLKRWNAAKLSDQTIAIRTADEVTDPKSRPAKNQLTWKYRMSNTRDVAFASSKAFVLDAAKINLPSGKKSLAVSAQPVESNGKDGYGRGVEYVKASIEHYSDKWFEYPYPMAVNIASNISGMEYPGIVFCGWKAKTDETWGVIDHEFGHSWFPMIVGSNERKYGWMDEGFNTFINGLSSEAFNKGEYKNSKQNIQAAAKAMSKPDKEFILLTPDAMGETNIGQNLYFKPAMGLQLLRNEVLGTDRFDYAFRNYIKAWAFKHPTPTDFFRSMENGAGEDLSWFWKGWFLDNWIMDQAITSVTPVKNGGQLESYNIVITNLEQMPMPIILQVKDKNGKVGNIKVPVDVWMRNKSWTINYPTTVELLSAELDPEKVLPDVDVANNTWFK from the coding sequence ATGAATTATAAATTTATCCAGAGAACACTCCTTTTTGTAGTGTTTTTTGCTTTTAGTACCAATTTGCAGGCGCAAAAAACAGCTGCCGATAGTAATTATGATCCACATCTGGCTTTTGGCCCCTCATTTTATACACAGAATGGAAATGAATTCCGCTCAGCAAGTGGATATCCGGGCGCTAAATACTGGCAAAACCGCGCAGATTATAACATTTCTGCTACATTGGATGATCAAAAAAATACAGTAACGGGTACAGTAACGATTACTTATAAAAATAACAGTCCGGATCAGCTGCCCTATATCTGGCTGCAATTAGACCAGAATCTTTTTGAAGAGCATTCCAGAGGTAACGGTGTGATCAAACCTGGCAGCCGTTATGGCGCAAGAGGCGAAAAGGTAAAAGGTGGATACCAGATTACTGACCTTGCTGTTTCTCAAAAAGCACAAGGCGTAAAATTTACTTCAATGGTAGAGGATACCAGGATGCAGATCCGTTTGGATAAACCTCTGGCAGGAAGCGGCGAAACCATAACCATTAAAATGAATTACTCTTTTGTAATTCCAATAAACGGATCAGACCGTATGGGACATTTGACCACGCAAAATGGAGAGATCTATTCTATTGCACAATGGTTTCCAAGATTATGTGTTTATGACGATGTGTTAGGGTGGAATACGCTGCCATATTGGGGAGCAGGAGAGTTTTATTGTGAATATGGAGATGTTAACTATAGCATTACTGCACCTGCCAGTCATCTCTTAATGGGCTCAGGTGAATTGTTAAATCCTGAAGAAGTATTTACAGCAGTTCAATTGAAAAGATGGAATGCGGCAAAATTAAGTGATCAGACTATAGCTATCCGCACGGCTGATGAAGTGACCGATCCTAAATCGCGTCCTGCAAAAAACCAGCTAACCTGGAAATACAGAATGTCGAATACAAGAGATGTGGCTTTTGCTTCTTCCAAAGCTTTTGTACTGGATGCCGCTAAGATTAATTTGCCAAGCGGTAAAAAATCTCTGGCAGTTTCTGCGCAACCTGTAGAAAGCAATGGAAAAGACGGTTACGGACGAGGAGTAGAGTATGTGAAAGCAAGTATTGAGCATTATTCTGATAAATGGTTTGAATACCCTTATCCAATGGCAGTAAACATTGCTTCCAACATTAGCGGTATGGAATATCCGGGGATTGTTTTCTGCGGCTGGAAAGCGAAGACTGATGAAACCTGGGGTGTTATAGACCATGAATTTGGACATAGCTGGTTCCCGATGATTGTTGGAAGCAATGAACGTAAATATGGCTGGATGGACGAAGGTTTCAATACTTTCATCAATGGATTATCTTCTGAAGCATTTAATAAAGGAGAATATAAAAATTCGAAGCAGAACATACAAGCGGCAGCCAAGGCAATGTCAAAACCAGATAAAGAGTTTATTTTATTGACTCCGGATGCCATGGGAGAGACCAACATTGGCCAGAACTTGTATTTTAAACCAGCAATGGGTCTTCAACTCTTAAGAAATGAAGTATTAGGTACTGATCGTTTTGATTACGCATTCAGAAATTATATCAAAGCCTGGGCATTTAAGCATCCTACACCGACCGACTTTTTCAGATCGATGGAAAATGGCGCAGGAGAGGACCTTTCCTGGTTCTGGAAAGGCTGGTTCCTGGATAACTGGATCATGGATCAGGCAATTACCAGTGTAACACCAGTAAAAAATGGTGGTCAGCTGGAAAGCTATAATATTGTGATCACGAACCTGGAACAAATGCCAATGCCTATTATCCTGCAAGTGAAAGATAAAAATGGTAAAGTGGGGAACATTAAAGTACCAGTTGATGTTTGGATGCGAAATAAGAGCTGGACAATTAATTATCCAACTACAGTAGAGTTACTCTCTGCAGAATTAGACCCGGAAAAAGTTTTACCGGACGTAGATGTCGCCAACAATACCTGGTTTAAATAA
- a CDS encoding ArsC family reductase — protein MIVYGIPNCNTVKKARTWLTDNGIDYEFHDFKKQGITAEKLEQWCAAFGWEVVLNKKGTTWKKLAPEQQLAVKDEKSAIEVLLNNTSAIKRPVVEQHGKAILISFDEELYSKLLK, from the coding sequence ATGATAGTTTACGGGATTCCGAATTGTAATACAGTTAAAAAAGCAAGAACGTGGTTGACAGACAACGGCATTGATTATGAATTTCATGATTTTAAAAAGCAGGGGATTACTGCAGAAAAACTTGAGCAGTGGTGTGCAGCCTTTGGCTGGGAAGTAGTTTTAAACAAAAAGGGGACTACCTGGAAAAAGCTGGCCCCCGAACAGCAGCTGGCAGTTAAAGATGAAAAATCGGCAATTGAAGTTTTATTGAACAATACCAGTGCAATTAAACGCCCTGTGGTAGAACAACACGGAAAAGCAATCCTGATCAGCTTCGATGAGGAATTATATAGCAAATTATTGAAATAG
- a CDS encoding sensor histidine kinase — MKINIKDLSKIEFWTASIMYGFAIMMIISNGSTNHISTPYNFQEAKVSFSYLSNYFLPGLFKYSILYFSFLLLNFCCLPPLYQKKNTGINLSILFGVYLFSGLVLSIAQTYSQAYTLVKYDELDEAYNYIFFQGFTYAGWVVVLTAIYVALKKLIIYLMESKEEESNQKMKLEIAFASAFWFLGILVWVVIAVDFRVILAWTLVVGSCTFLTIYGIYYLIPNTIAQGKKFRNYLGKNMLLALIFCIPLGLIAAAITGDGEMFPIVNIFHLIAQLMISTPLAWYIYKTRNATEEQIFALKKELGKSDANLGFLKSQINPHFLFNALNTLYGTALQEKAERTGEGIQKLGDMMRFMLHENMQDKISLVRDIDYLNNYIELQKLRTSTTVDINIKTEIEEQLMDLKISPMLLIPFVENAFKHGISLQSPSHIKVTLQTKANMLYFDVNNSIHLKADGDPEKVNSGIGLENVKQRLSLLYPKKHELIIRESAKEFFVHLTLNLD, encoded by the coding sequence ATGAAGATTAACATCAAAGACCTCAGCAAAATAGAATTCTGGACCGCAAGTATCATGTATGGCTTTGCCATCATGATGATCATTTCAAATGGTTCAACTAATCATATTTCCACTCCTTACAATTTCCAGGAGGCTAAAGTCAGCTTTAGCTATCTTTCCAATTATTTTTTGCCGGGATTGTTTAAATATTCTATTCTTTATTTCAGTTTTCTCCTGCTCAATTTCTGCTGTCTTCCTCCTTTATACCAAAAGAAAAATACGGGGATAAATCTTTCCATTTTATTTGGTGTTTACTTATTCTCCGGATTGGTTTTGAGTATTGCACAGACTTATAGCCAAGCTTATACGCTGGTTAAATATGATGAGCTGGATGAGGCTTATAATTACATTTTCTTTCAGGGTTTTACTTATGCGGGCTGGGTTGTTGTACTCACAGCAATTTATGTAGCGCTCAAAAAGCTAATCATCTATCTGATGGAGAGTAAAGAAGAAGAGAGTAATCAAAAAATGAAATTGGAAATTGCATTTGCTTCTGCTTTCTGGTTCCTGGGAATATTAGTCTGGGTGGTTATAGCGGTAGACTTCAGGGTAATTCTGGCCTGGACTTTAGTGGTTGGATCTTGTACTTTCCTCACGATCTATGGGATTTATTACCTGATTCCAAATACAATAGCGCAAGGAAAGAAGTTCCGCAACTATTTAGGTAAGAACATGTTATTAGCGCTGATTTTCTGTATCCCTCTGGGTTTAATAGCTGCCGCAATTACCGGTGATGGTGAGATGTTCCCAATCGTAAATATCTTTCATCTGATAGCCCAATTAATGATCAGTACCCCATTGGCCTGGTATATCTATAAAACAAGAAATGCAACAGAAGAACAAATATTTGCACTTAAAAAAGAGCTTGGAAAATCTGATGCGAACCTTGGATTCCTGAAGTCTCAGATTAACCCGCATTTTCTCTTCAATGCATTAAATACGCTTTATGGCACTGCCTTACAGGAGAAAGCCGAGCGCACTGGAGAAGGGATACAAAAACTAGGAGATATGATGCGTTTTATGCTGCACGAAAACATGCAGGACAAGATATCGCTGGTCAGAGATATTGATTATCTGAATAACTATATAGAATTACAGAAATTGAGGACTTCTACTACGGTAGATATCAATATCAAAACTGAAATTGAAGAACAACTAATGGATCTGAAGATCTCACCGATGTTATTAATCCCATTTGTTGAAAATGCTTTTAAACATGGGATCAGCTTACAATCCCCTTCACATATCAAAGTAACTTTACAAACCAAAGCAAACATGCTTTATTTTGATGTCAACAACAGTATTCACCTGAAGGCTGATGGAGATCCTGAAAAAGTCAATAGTGGCATAGGTTTAGAAAATGTAAAACAGCGCTTAAGTCTATTGTATCCGAAAAAACATGAACTGATCATCAGAGAAAGTGCAAAAGAGTTTTTCGTACATTTAACGCTGAATCTAGATTAA
- a CDS encoding LytR/AlgR family response regulator transcription factor, which produces MIAIAIDDEPIALDIVKSHASKVSFITLQAVFTNAFDAIAYLQQNEVDLIFLDIKMPDINGIDFLNSLSNPPLVIFTTAYAEHAVKGFELNALDYLLKPFSLARFLKACNKAEELHSLRKKAVATSQPAYIFIKDGYEQIKVAIDDILFIEAAGNYTQISLLNNPSLSTRMPISEMQALLPAQKFIRTHRAFIVAKGAVTKFDRNQIWIGEKIIPIGPTYAQCLLEL; this is translated from the coding sequence ATGATTGCCATAGCGATAGATGATGAGCCCATAGCGTTGGATATAGTAAAATCCCATGCCTCCAAAGTTTCTTTTATTACACTTCAGGCGGTATTTACCAATGCTTTTGATGCGATCGCCTATTTGCAGCAAAATGAAGTAGACCTGATCTTTCTGGATATTAAAATGCCGGATATCAATGGAATAGATTTTCTAAACAGCCTGAGCAATCCTCCGCTGGTTATTTTCACAACTGCTTATGCAGAACATGCAGTAAAAGGATTTGAATTGAATGCGCTGGATTATTTGCTGAAGCCTTTCTCGCTGGCCCGTTTTTTAAAAGCTTGTAATAAGGCAGAAGAATTGCATAGTTTACGCAAAAAAGCTGTGGCCACCAGTCAACCTGCCTATATATTTATTAAAGATGGTTATGAGCAGATTAAAGTCGCTATTGATGATATTCTGTTTATTGAAGCCGCAGGAAATTATACGCAGATCAGTCTGCTGAACAATCCTTCCCTGAGTACCAGAATGCCAATCAGTGAAATGCAGGCACTGCTTCCTGCACAGAAATTCATCCGGACACACCGCGCATTTATAGTCGCTAAAGGTGCAGTAACTAAATTTGACAGGAACCAGATCTGGATCGGCGAAAAAATCATTCCTATCGGCCCTACTTATGCCCAGTGTTTGCTGGAACTCTAA